In one Arenibacter antarcticus genomic region, the following are encoded:
- the tsaE gene encoding tRNA (adenosine(37)-N6)-threonylcarbamoyltransferase complex ATPase subunit type 1 TsaE, with protein MSNTYTQAQIHDAVQHILNESHSKILCFHGDMGAGKTTLIKALVKELGGGNVSSSPTFGIVNEYYYQNEELLGYHFDFYRLEDETEALDIGLEDYLYSNTWVFMEWPEKIPSLIPSNATHIYISIIDEKTRSLVLSQNPLQ; from the coding sequence ATGAGTAATACATATACCCAAGCACAAATCCATGACGCTGTACAACACATCCTTAATGAGTCTCACTCAAAAATATTGTGTTTTCATGGCGATATGGGTGCAGGAAAAACTACCTTAATCAAGGCTCTTGTAAAGGAGCTGGGAGGCGGAAATGTAAGTAGTAGTCCCACCTTTGGGATAGTTAACGAATATTATTATCAGAATGAGGAACTATTGGGATATCACTTTGATTTCTACAGATTAGAGGATGAGACCGAAGCCCTAGATATAGGTTTGGAAGATTATTTGTATTCCAACACTTGGGTATTTATGGAGTGGCCAGAAAAGATCCCTTCTTTAATACCTTCCAATGCTACCCATATCTACATTAGTATAATTGATGAAAAAACTCGAAGCCTGGTTCTTTCCCAAAACCCACTGCAGTAA
- a CDS encoding alanine dehydrogenase — MNQHSSPFSRQQLLPQEETLEILKQKGELFIGIPKENQYQEKRICLTPDAVNAITANGHRVLIESGAGIGANYLDIEYTNAGAEITRDTKRVFGCPIILKVEPPTIKEIQQINPQSTVISALQIKTQNKKYFEELAKKRITAIAFEYIRDEEGKYPAVRSLSEIAGISSVLIASEIMAATNKGNGLMFGNISGVPPVEVVIIGAGTVGEFAARSALGLGANIKIFDNSISKLRSIQTNLRQTVYTSTIQPKNLLKALKRCDVAIGATRGKDRSPVVVSNTMVEHMKKGAVIIDVSIDMGGCFESSEVTTHDNPIIVKNGVLHYGVPNIPSRYPKTASISISNIFTPYLLKIGEDGGFENALRYDRGLRSGLYLYHGILTNKSVGEWFDLSYSDINFLIF, encoded by the coding sequence ATGAACCAACATTCCTCGCCGTTTAGCCGGCAGCAACTGCTTCCCCAAGAAGAAACTTTGGAAATTCTTAAACAAAAAGGAGAACTTTTTATTGGAATTCCCAAAGAAAACCAATATCAGGAAAAACGTATTTGCTTAACACCCGATGCTGTAAATGCCATTACAGCCAATGGACACAGGGTTCTTATAGAATCTGGAGCAGGTATTGGGGCCAATTACCTAGACATTGAATACACCAATGCCGGAGCGGAAATTACAAGGGATACCAAAAGGGTCTTCGGTTGTCCTATTATATTAAAAGTAGAGCCCCCTACTATAAAGGAAATTCAGCAGATTAATCCCCAATCCACCGTTATTTCTGCATTGCAGATCAAAACTCAAAACAAGAAATATTTTGAGGAATTGGCAAAAAAACGAATTACGGCTATTGCCTTCGAATATATCAGGGACGAGGAGGGTAAGTATCCTGCTGTACGATCTTTAAGTGAGATTGCAGGAATTTCCTCCGTCTTAATCGCTTCTGAAATAATGGCAGCCACCAATAAGGGAAATGGATTAATGTTCGGGAATATTAGTGGGGTACCTCCAGTGGAAGTAGTCATTATTGGCGCAGGTACCGTTGGTGAATTCGCGGCGAGATCAGCACTGGGATTGGGTGCCAATATAAAGATTTTTGACAACTCTATTAGCAAATTACGCAGCATACAGACCAACCTTAGGCAAACGGTCTACACCTCTACCATACAACCTAAGAACCTATTAAAGGCGTTAAAGCGATGTGATGTAGCAATAGGAGCCACACGCGGTAAAGACCGATCACCGGTAGTTGTATCTAATACTATGGTGGAGCATATGAAAAAAGGTGCTGTAATTATAGATGTTAGTATAGATATGGGCGGCTGTTTTGAATCTAGCGAAGTAACCACTCACGATAATCCAATTATTGTAAAAAATGGGGTACTGCATTACGGGGTGCCAAACATTCCCTCCCGTTACCCTAAAACGGCCTCTATTTCCATCAGTAATATTTTCACCCCCTATCTCCTAAAGATTGGAGAGGACGGAGGATTTGAAAATGCGCTGCGATATGACAGAGGGTTGCGAAGCGGGTTGTATCTTTACCACGGTATATTGACCAATAAATCGGTTGGGGAATGGTTCGACCTCTCCTACAGCGATATTAATTTTCTTATTTTTTAA
- a CDS encoding DUF4258 domain-containing protein — protein sequence MAFLKRLGFYLIGLSIGIVFLTVFFKKKTEQTGTEFCYFPNCRTLKDIRSKELTYSEAINTLLEEKKLDSMDIANFLKNGDVDFKNSDTKSVPCRTYLIEAPINNKKAVLRVSNCPKKSILEDVRF from the coding sequence ATGGCATTTTTGAAACGCTTAGGCTTTTACTTGATAGGCCTATCTATTGGCATCGTATTTTTAACCGTATTCTTTAAGAAAAAAACGGAGCAAACGGGTACGGAATTTTGCTATTTCCCCAACTGTAGGACCTTAAAGGACATACGATCCAAGGAATTGACCTATTCCGAGGCCATAAATACCTTGTTGGAAGAAAAAAAATTGGACAGTATGGATATTGCCAATTTTTTAAAAAATGGAGATGTCGATTTTAAAAATAGTGATACTAAATCCGTCCCCTGTAGAACCTATCTGATAGAAGCCCCTATAAACAATAAAAAAGCAGTATTAAGAGTCAGCAATTGTCCCAAAAAAAGCATTTTAGAAGATGTACGCTTTTAA
- a CDS encoding proline dehydrogenase family protein encodes MRDIFEDTATAFALKTDSELERAYFLFKLIANEPLVRIGTAVTNFALKANLPVERLIRATVFDHFCGGVNEEDCLSVADKMYEKGVSTILDYSVEGQQVENQLDYCFEKTLKTLDFVKEKEAIPFAVFKPTGFGRFILYQKISEGKKLTPLEEEEWLRVVNRFNQVCKKAYDLDVSLLIDAEESWMQDAADQLIETMMRKYNKEKAIVFNTLQTYRWDRLDYLKKLHEDAKRENFVIGMKVVRGAYMEKENDRAAENEYPTPICPSKKATDENFDKVVAYMLDNIDEISLFSGTHNENSCYQLMEQMDTKGIAINDPRVWFGQLYGMSDHISFNLSEKGYNVAKYLPFGPVKDVMPYLIRRAEENTSVAGQTSRELTLLKKERKRRKI; translated from the coding sequence ATGAGGGATATTTTTGAGGATACTGCAACGGCTTTTGCGTTAAAAACGGACTCAGAATTGGAGAGGGCATATTTTCTGTTCAAATTAATAGCTAATGAACCCTTGGTCAGGATTGGTACTGCAGTAACCAATTTTGCCCTAAAGGCCAATTTACCTGTAGAGCGGTTAATTAGAGCCACAGTTTTTGACCATTTTTGTGGGGGAGTAAATGAGGAGGATTGTCTTTCGGTAGCCGATAAAATGTACGAGAAGGGAGTAAGTACTATTTTGGATTATTCCGTAGAAGGACAACAGGTGGAGAATCAACTGGATTACTGCTTTGAAAAAACTTTAAAAACGCTGGATTTTGTAAAAGAAAAAGAAGCAATTCCATTTGCTGTTTTTAAACCAACAGGATTTGGGCGATTCATTCTATATCAAAAAATTTCGGAGGGTAAAAAATTGACCCCTTTGGAGGAGGAGGAGTGGCTACGTGTGGTCAATAGATTTAACCAAGTATGTAAAAAGGCTTATGACTTGGATGTTTCCTTGTTAATTGATGCCGAGGAAAGTTGGATGCAAGACGCAGCAGACCAATTAATAGAAACAATGATGCGTAAATATAATAAAGAGAAGGCCATTGTTTTTAATACTTTGCAAACCTATAGGTGGGACCGTTTGGATTACCTTAAAAAACTTCATGAGGACGCCAAACGGGAAAATTTCGTCATCGGTATGAAGGTGGTCAGGGGTGCCTATATGGAAAAGGAAAACGATAGGGCAGCGGAAAATGAATATCCTACACCAATTTGTCCCTCCAAAAAGGCTACCGATGAGAATTTTGACAAGGTGGTTGCCTATATGTTAGATAATATAGATGAAATCTCCCTCTTTTCGGGTACCCATAACGAAAATAGCTGCTACCAGCTTATGGAGCAAATGGATACCAAGGGCATTGCGATAAACGACCCCAGAGTCTGGTTTGGTCAGTTGTATGGTATGAGCGACCATATCTCCTTTAATCTTTCGGAAAAAGGCTATAATGTAGCAAAATATCTTCCCTTCGGGCCGGTAAAGGATGTGATGCCCTACCTAATTAGAAGGGCTGAAGAGAATACCTCTGTAGCAGGGCAGACCAGTAGGGAGCTCACCCTGTTGAAAAAGGAACGAAAAAGAAGGAAAATTTAG